One Streptomyces sp. ML-6 genomic region harbors:
- a CDS encoding glycosyltransferase: protein MRVLFASTRGSGHFHPLVPLIDACTARGDDVLVVAPPALEALLASRKQSYRIGRDPDPEELAETMARVLAAAPDDGVSLMVEEVFGRLCTAAMLPAMEEACRDWRPDLVLHEAFEFASVVAAERHGIPHARVAISAAGFTGSTDRLLTPVLDPYGPGLVRRLVESPYLTRLPASLDPSPYATTHRYHEELRPQALPDWWGGATEPLVHVTLGTEAGALPAATGLYRAVLDAVSGLPVRVLLTTGHHIDPAALGPLPPHVHAEPWVPQADVLRSASLVVCHGGSGTVYGALAAGVPVVCVPLFADQPANARLVTGSGAGESVTPTGDPEDEASVLGPDDVRNIREAAERALEQPSYRARARALADEVRTTPTAAELLATIEP, encoded by the coding sequence ATGCGTGTACTTTTCGCCTCGACCCGTGGTTCGGGGCACTTCCACCCACTTGTTCCCCTCATCGACGCGTGCACGGCGCGCGGTGACGACGTCCTGGTCGTCGCGCCGCCGGCCCTCGAAGCGTTACTGGCGTCCCGGAAACAGTCGTACCGCATCGGCCGGGACCCGGACCCGGAGGAACTCGCGGAAACCATGGCGCGGGTACTGGCGGCGGCCCCGGACGACGGAGTCTCCCTGATGGTCGAGGAGGTGTTCGGCCGGCTCTGCACCGCCGCGATGCTCCCCGCGATGGAGGAGGCCTGCCGCGACTGGCGGCCCGACCTCGTCCTGCACGAGGCGTTCGAGTTCGCCTCGGTGGTGGCCGCCGAGCGCCACGGGATCCCGCACGCCCGGGTCGCGATCTCGGCCGCGGGCTTCACCGGGTCCACCGACCGGCTCCTGACCCCCGTGCTCGACCCGTACGGCCCCGGCCTCGTCCGCCGGCTCGTCGAATCCCCGTACCTGACCCGGCTGCCCGCCTCCCTGGACCCCTCGCCGTACGCCACGACCCACCGCTACCACGAAGAACTCCGGCCGCAGGCACTGCCGGACTGGTGGGGAGGGGCGACGGAACCGCTGGTCCACGTCACCCTCGGCACCGAGGCGGGCGCCCTGCCGGCCGCGACCGGCCTGTACCGCGCGGTCCTGGACGCGGTGAGCGGACTGCCGGTGCGCGTCCTGCTCACGACGGGGCACCACATCGACCCGGCGGCCCTCGGCCCACTGCCGCCCCATGTCCACGCGGAGCCGTGGGTGCCGCAGGCGGACGTCCTGCGCAGCGCCTCCCTCGTGGTCTGCCACGGCGGTTCGGGAACGGTCTACGGCGCCCTCGCGGCCGGCGTCCCCGTCGTCTGCGTCCCCCTCTTCGCCGACCAGCCGGCCAACGCCCGACTGGTGACCGGTTCAGGGGCGGGGGAGTCCGTCACCCCGACCGGGGACCCGGAGGACGAGGCGTCGGTCCTGGGCCCCGACGACGTACGGAACATCCGCGAGGCCGCCGAACGGGCCCTCGAACAGCCCTCGTACCGCGCGCGGGCCCGCGCCCTGGCCGACGAGGTGCGGACCACCCCCACGGCGGCGGAACTGCTCGCCACCATCGAACCCTGA
- a CDS encoding MFS transporter codes for MTAKPPQGLFSGPYASATAVFATVMFLTGLAALAVVPTLPTAAQDLDGVALFPLVAGCFVAASLLGGVLGGHWADRSGAHRPLAAGMVLAVVTLVVSAASTSVWQLAAGRFVDGVAGGMIAVAVNAAIGQAYPERLRPRALALMSACWIVPSLVGPPLAGLVAEWWSWRAVFYGLAALTALPALAVVALLRGRFRTAGPEPSEDAAPRPALLVAVAVSVGAALGQYGASGWDTRHLLFAAVGLALLAVFATRLLPSGTVRAARGLPVTVLLRGLSSGVFFTLEALVPLMLITDRDVAPVVTGLAFTGAAVAWAASSWVQGRLPERTPRHRLVVIGALIQVAAVLVATAGSVPGTHPAVAASSMVVAAVGMGLLAPSLTVLSLSHAPAGRQGYASSAMQTTQNLGQILVLGVASAVFHAFLTLGPSEAVGYGAAFALLLVPGALAVLLAPRSGNVPGTGLVDRDGCRT; via the coding sequence ATGACGGCGAAACCCCCGCAGGGGCTGTTCTCCGGGCCGTACGCGTCGGCCACCGCCGTCTTCGCCACGGTGATGTTCCTGACCGGACTCGCCGCGCTGGCCGTGGTCCCCACCCTGCCGACGGCCGCCCAGGACCTGGACGGCGTGGCGCTCTTCCCGCTGGTGGCGGGATGTTTCGTGGCGGCGAGCCTGCTGGGCGGGGTGCTGGGCGGCCACTGGGCGGACCGGTCGGGGGCGCACCGCCCGCTGGCGGCGGGCATGGTGCTGGCCGTGGTCACCCTGGTCGTCTCGGCCGCCAGCACCTCCGTCTGGCAACTGGCGGCCGGACGCTTCGTGGACGGAGTGGCGGGCGGAATGATCGCGGTGGCGGTCAACGCGGCGATCGGCCAGGCGTACCCGGAACGGCTCCGGCCGCGCGCCCTGGCACTGATGAGCGCCTGCTGGATCGTTCCGTCGCTGGTCGGCCCGCCCCTGGCGGGGCTGGTGGCCGAATGGTGGTCCTGGCGGGCGGTGTTCTACGGACTGGCCGCCCTCACCGCGCTCCCGGCCCTGGCCGTGGTGGCCCTGCTGCGCGGCCGGTTCCGGACGGCCGGGCCGGAACCGTCGGAGGACGCCGCGCCCCGCCCCGCGCTGCTGGTCGCGGTCGCGGTGAGCGTGGGTGCGGCCCTCGGCCAGTACGGCGCGTCGGGCTGGGACACCCGCCACCTGCTGTTCGCGGCGGTGGGCCTCGCCCTGCTGGCGGTGTTTGCCACCCGGCTGCTGCCGTCCGGCACCGTGCGCGCCGCGCGCGGTCTGCCCGTCACGGTGCTGCTGCGCGGCCTGAGTTCGGGGGTGTTCTTCACCCTGGAGGCGCTGGTGCCGCTGATGCTGATCACCGACCGGGACGTGGCCCCCGTGGTGACGGGCCTGGCCTTCACGGGCGCCGCCGTGGCCTGGGCCGCCTCCTCCTGGGTGCAGGGCCGCCTGCCGGAGCGGACCCCGCGCCACCGCCTCGTCGTGATCGGTGCCCTGATCCAGGTGGCGGCGGTCCTGGTCGCGACAGCCGGTTCGGTGCCCGGCACGCACCCGGCCGTCGCCGCCTCCTCCATGGTCGTCGCGGCGGTCGGCATGGGCCTGCTCGCCCCGTCCCTCACCGTGCTGTCGCTCTCCCACGCTCCGGCCGGCCGGCAGGGCTACGCGAGCAGCGCGATGCAGACCACCCAGAACCTGGGCCAGATCCTGGTCCTGGGCGTGGCGTCCGCCGTGTTCCACGCCTTCCTGACCCTCGGGCCGAGCGAAGCCGTCGGCTACGGCGCGGCCTTCGCGCTGCTGCTCGTACCGGGTGCCCTGGCCGTCCTGCTCGCCCCCAGGTCGGGTAACGTGCCGGGCACGGGCCTGGTCGACCGGGACGGCTGCCGGACCTGA
- a CDS encoding MFS transporter — protein sequence MSSAQSRAGSSPPATPPGEGRGLVAVLALAGIVVSLMQTMVIPLVPDLPRLLHASASDATWAITATLLAGAVATPVMGRLGDMYGKRRMLLSGLCLLVAGSVIAALGGGLGPMVVGRTLQGLASGVIPLGISIMRDELPAHRLGSAIALMGASLGVGGALGLPAAAFLAERVDWHVLFWVSAGAGALATVLVLALVPESPVRTGGRFDLVGAAGLSVALVCLLLAISKGATWGWGSASTLGLMGASAVVLVLWGRWELRTAQPLVDLRTTARRQVLLTNIASAVFGFAMFAVLLVLPQVIQLPEATGYGLGASLLTVGLVLGPSGLVMMAVAPLSARISRNQGPRTTLMVGAAVVAAGYLLGIGLMSAIWQLVLVSAVIGAGIGLAYGAMPALVMAAVPVSETAAANSFNTLTRAIGTSAASAVAGMVLAQMTTSFGPLTVPSRNGFRTVMAIGAGAALVALVFAFLLPRRHSATPSSRPAPEPSPAPAEG from the coding sequence ATGTCCAGTGCCCAGTCCCGGGCCGGGAGCAGTCCCCCCGCGACCCCGCCGGGGGAGGGGCGCGGCCTGGTCGCCGTACTCGCCCTCGCCGGCATCGTCGTCTCCCTGATGCAGACGATGGTGATCCCGCTGGTGCCCGACCTGCCCCGGCTGCTGCACGCGTCCGCCTCCGACGCGACCTGGGCGATCACCGCCACGCTGCTCGCCGGGGCGGTCGCCACCCCGGTCATGGGCCGGCTGGGGGACATGTACGGCAAGCGCCGCATGCTGCTGAGCGGCCTCTGCCTGCTGGTGGCCGGTTCCGTGATCGCCGCGCTCGGCGGGGGACTGGGCCCGATGGTCGTCGGCCGTACGCTCCAGGGCCTGGCCTCCGGTGTCATCCCGCTCGGCATCAGCATCATGCGCGACGAACTGCCCGCCCACCGGCTCGGATCGGCGATCGCGCTGATGGGCGCCTCGCTGGGGGTCGGGGGAGCCCTGGGCCTGCCCGCCGCCGCGTTCCTCGCCGAACGGGTCGACTGGCACGTGCTGTTCTGGGTGTCGGCCGGCGCGGGGGCGCTGGCCACCGTCCTCGTCCTGGCCCTGGTGCCCGAATCGCCGGTGCGCACCGGCGGACGGTTCGACCTGGTGGGTGCCGCCGGGCTCTCCGTGGCCCTGGTGTGTCTGCTGCTCGCGATCTCCAAGGGCGCCACCTGGGGCTGGGGCAGCGCGTCCACCCTCGGCCTGATGGGCGCCTCGGCCGTCGTGCTGGTGCTGTGGGGCCGGTGGGAACTGCGGACCGCGCAGCCGCTGGTCGACCTGCGGACCACCGCCCGCCGCCAGGTGCTGCTGACGAACATCGCCTCGGCCGTCTTCGGCTTCGCGATGTTCGCGGTGCTGCTCGTGCTGCCCCAGGTGATCCAGCTGCCGGAGGCCACCGGATACGGCCTGGGCGCCTCGCTGCTGACCGTGGGCCTGGTCCTGGGGCCATCCGGACTGGTCATGATGGCGGTCGCGCCGCTGTCGGCACGCATCTCCCGGAACCAGGGGCCGAGGACCACCCTGATGGTCGGCGCGGCGGTGGTCGCCGCCGGGTACCTCCTCGGCATCGGCCTGATGTCGGCGATCTGGCAACTGGTGCTGGTCTCGGCCGTGATCGGGGCCGGGATCGGACTGGCCTACGGGGCGATGCCCGCGCTCGTCATGGCCGCCGTGCCCGTCTCGGAGACGGCCGCCGCCAACAGCTTCAACACCCTCACCCGGGCCATCGGCACCTCGGCCGCCAGTGCGGTGGCGGGAATGGTCCTCGCCCAGATGACCACCTCGTTCGGCCCGCTCACCGTGCCGTCGCGGAACGGCTTCCGCACCGTCATGGCGATCGGCGCGGGCGCGGCGCTGGTGGCCCTGGTCTTCGCGTTCCTCCTGCCCCGACGGCACTCCGCCACACCCTCCTCCCGGCCCGCGCCGGAGCCCTCGCCCGCACCCGCCGAGGGCTGA
- the htpG gene encoding molecular chaperone HtpG → MPTETFEFQVEARQLLQMMIHSIYSNKDVFLRELVSNASDALDKLRLEALRDDSLDADVSDLHITIETDRQSRTLTVRDNGIGMSHDEVVQLIGTIANSGTAKFLRELKEAEDTAAAEGLIGQFGVGFYSSFMVADEVTLLTRRAGESQGTRWTSTGEGTYTIETVDSAPQGTAVTLRLKAEDTEDRLYDYTSPWKIREIVKRYSDFITWPVRMAPETSGAADGADDAEGTDDTPREPETLNSMKALWARSREEVTDDEYHELYKHISHDWIAPLETIRLQAEGTFEYQALLFIPSHAPQDLFMQGYKRGIQLYVKRVFIMDDCEALMPPYLRFVKGVVDAQDLSLNVSREILQQDRQIQLMHRRLAKKVLSTVKDMMSAEPERYATFWREFGRVVKEGLLSDFENRDAILNVASFATTHDKDEPTTLRQYVERMKDGQEHIFYLTGESRQAIENSPHMEAFRAKGVEVLLLTDPVDEVWVQADPEFDGKKLRSVAKGEVDLGTEEEKKEAATERENRQQEYADLLGWMTERLGETVKEVRLSSRLTVSPACIVSDAHDVTPALENMYRAMGQEVPHVKRILELNAEHPLVSGLNRAYADRGEEAGTGLEETAELLHDLALLAEGGELADPSRFVRLMADRLERTL, encoded by the coding sequence ATGCCCACTGAGACGTTCGAGTTTCAGGTGGAAGCTCGCCAGCTTCTGCAGATGATGATCCACTCGATCTACTCGAACAAGGACGTGTTCCTGCGCGAACTCGTCTCCAACGCCTCCGACGCGCTCGACAAGCTGCGGCTCGAAGCACTGCGCGACGACTCGCTCGACGCGGACGTGTCCGACCTGCACATCACGATCGAGACAGACCGGCAGTCCCGCACGCTGACCGTGCGGGACAACGGCATCGGAATGTCTCACGACGAAGTGGTCCAGCTCATCGGGACCATCGCGAACTCGGGTACGGCGAAATTCCTGCGGGAACTCAAGGAGGCCGAGGACACCGCCGCTGCCGAGGGGCTGATCGGCCAGTTCGGCGTCGGTTTCTACTCCAGCTTCATGGTGGCCGACGAGGTCACGCTGCTGACCCGGCGCGCGGGCGAGAGCCAGGGCACCCGGTGGACGTCCACCGGCGAGGGAACGTACACGATCGAGACCGTCGACAGCGCCCCGCAGGGCACCGCGGTCACCCTCCGGCTCAAGGCGGAGGACACCGAGGACCGGCTCTACGACTACACCTCCCCGTGGAAGATCAGGGAGATCGTCAAGCGGTACTCCGACTTCATCACCTGGCCCGTGCGCATGGCCCCCGAAACCTCCGGGGCCGCGGACGGCGCGGACGACGCGGAAGGGACCGACGACACCCCGCGCGAGCCCGAGACCCTCAACTCCATGAAGGCCCTGTGGGCCCGCTCGCGCGAGGAGGTCACCGACGACGAGTACCACGAGCTGTACAAGCACATCAGCCACGACTGGATCGCCCCGCTCGAAACCATCCGCCTCCAGGCGGAAGGCACCTTCGAGTACCAGGCGCTGCTCTTCATCCCCTCGCACGCGCCCCAGGACCTGTTCATGCAGGGCTACAAGCGCGGCATCCAGCTCTATGTGAAGCGCGTCTTCATCATGGACGACTGCGAAGCGCTGATGCCGCCGTACCTGCGCTTCGTCAAGGGCGTCGTCGACGCGCAGGACCTCTCGCTCAACGTGTCGCGCGAGATCCTTCAGCAGGACCGCCAGATCCAGCTGATGCACCGGCGCCTGGCCAAGAAGGTGCTGTCGACGGTCAAGGACATGATGTCCGCCGAGCCGGAGCGGTACGCCACGTTCTGGCGGGAGTTCGGCCGAGTCGTCAAGGAAGGGCTGCTCAGCGACTTCGAGAACCGCGATGCCATCCTCAACGTCGCCTCCTTCGCCACGACCCACGACAAGGACGAACCGACCACGCTGCGGCAGTACGTGGAACGGATGAAGGACGGCCAGGAGCACATCTTCTACCTCACGGGCGAATCCCGGCAGGCCATCGAGAACTCCCCGCACATGGAGGCGTTCCGGGCCAAGGGCGTCGAGGTGCTGCTGCTGACCGACCCCGTCGACGAGGTGTGGGTCCAGGCGGATCCGGAGTTCGACGGCAAGAAGCTGCGTTCGGTGGCCAAGGGCGAGGTCGACCTCGGCACCGAGGAGGAGAAGAAGGAGGCCGCGACCGAGCGCGAGAACCGGCAGCAGGAGTACGCGGACCTCCTCGGCTGGATGACGGAGCGGCTGGGCGAGACCGTCAAGGAGGTGCGGCTCTCCTCGCGGCTCACCGTCTCGCCCGCGTGCATCGTCTCCGACGCGCACGACGTGACGCCCGCCCTGGAGAACATGTACCGCGCCATGGGCCAGGAGGTCCCGCACGTCAAGCGCATCCTCGAACTCAACGCGGAGCACCCGCTGGTCAGCGGCCTCAACCGGGCGTACGCCGACCGGGGCGAGGAGGCCGGCACCGGCCTGGAGGAGACGGCCGAGCTCCTGCACGACCTGGCGCTGCTCGCCGAGGGCGGCGAACTGGCCGACCCCTCGCGCTTCGTCCGGCTGATGGCCGACCGCCTGGAGCGCACCCTGTGA
- a CDS encoding PadR family transcriptional regulator translates to MAIEHAILVSLLEKPGSGYELSRRFERSIGYFWTATHQQIYRVLKRMEGDGWVEVREVPQEGRPDKKEYSVAAPGRTALSEWLHEPIEPESVRHDLAVKIRGSAFDDPAALIREVRRYRQVHAERLAHYLAGEERDFAGPRTPDPASPETAPSDTGSSHTGPLDAGRELQHVVLRGGIAYERMTLAWLDDVLATLHRLGPEH, encoded by the coding sequence ATGGCGATCGAACACGCGATCCTGGTGTCCCTGCTGGAGAAGCCCGGCTCCGGCTACGAGCTGTCCCGGCGGTTCGAGCGGTCCATCGGGTACTTCTGGACCGCCACCCACCAGCAGATCTACCGCGTGCTCAAGCGCATGGAGGGCGACGGCTGGGTCGAGGTCCGGGAGGTGCCGCAGGAGGGCCGCCCGGACAAGAAGGAGTACTCCGTCGCCGCCCCCGGCCGGACCGCCCTCTCGGAGTGGCTGCACGAGCCGATCGAGCCCGAGAGCGTCCGGCACGACCTCGCCGTGAAGATCCGGGGGTCGGCCTTCGACGACCCGGCCGCGCTGATCCGCGAGGTGCGGCGGTACCGGCAGGTGCACGCCGAGCGGCTCGCCCACTACCTCGCGGGCGAGGAACGCGACTTCGCGGGCCCGCGTACGCCCGACCCTGCCTCTCCCGAGACGGCCCCGTCCGACACCGGTTCATCCCACACCGGTCCGCTCGACGCGGGGCGGGAGCTCCAGCACGTCGTGCTGCGCGGCGGCATCGCGTACGAGCGGATGACGCTCGCCTGGCTCGACGACGTGCTCGCCACGCTCCACCGGCTCGGCCCCGAGCACTGA
- a CDS encoding polyprenyl synthetase family protein: protein MTDTAGFGEVLKRAAGHERRFTALFEEYFDTLGTRLDAPSFSRFTPECVRLLRDLSLRGGKRMRVVLLHEAARLVTPEPVEGLDAAALSIELLQTHGLVHDDLIDDSPTRRDGPSTYYAYRERFPGHPQAAIGLTVLAGDLALALSLRVLLEAELPVPVRQAMVEVQTRAAADTFVGQIVDLERDFTTTVPDEDVLHGVADYKTARYSLLAPLQLGLLAAGERPERFEEELRRYARLVGISGQMRDDYLDLFGDAAVMGKPTGTDIRDGRRSYTVGALLSAADGADRAVVEAALGDRACTPETIAAVREIGERSGVAARMRADMRRHAEQASEVAAGWRPRWREEAVAFFERLPVWSVERAM, encoded by the coding sequence ATGACCGACACCGCCGGCTTCGGCGAGGTACTGAAGCGCGCCGCCGGACACGAGCGCCGTTTCACCGCGCTCTTCGAGGAGTACTTCGACACGTTGGGCACCCGGCTCGACGCGCCGTCGTTCAGCCGCTTCACGCCGGAGTGCGTCCGGCTGCTGCGGGACCTCTCCCTGCGCGGCGGCAAGCGGATGCGGGTGGTCCTGCTCCACGAGGCTGCCCGGCTGGTGACCCCTGAACCGGTCGAGGGGCTGGACGCCGCCGCGCTGAGCATCGAACTGCTGCAGACCCACGGCCTGGTGCACGACGACCTCATCGACGACAGCCCCACCCGCCGGGACGGCCCCTCCACCTACTACGCCTACCGCGAGCGGTTCCCCGGGCACCCGCAGGCGGCGATCGGGCTGACCGTGCTCGCGGGCGACCTGGCCCTGGCCCTCTCCCTGCGGGTGCTCCTGGAGGCCGAACTGCCCGTACCGGTACGCCAGGCCATGGTCGAGGTGCAGACGCGGGCGGCGGCCGACACCTTCGTGGGCCAGATCGTCGACCTGGAACGCGACTTCACCACCACCGTCCCCGACGAGGACGTCCTGCACGGCGTGGCCGACTACAAGACCGCCCGCTACTCCCTCCTCGCCCCCCTCCAGCTCGGGCTCCTGGCGGCGGGGGAGCGGCCGGAGCGCTTCGAGGAGGAACTGCGCCGCTACGCGCGGCTGGTCGGGATCAGCGGGCAGATGCGCGACGACTACCTGGACCTGTTCGGGGACGCGGCCGTCATGGGCAAGCCGACCGGCACCGACATCCGGGACGGCCGGCGCAGCTACACCGTCGGCGCCCTGCTGTCCGCCGCCGACGGCGCCGACCGGGCCGTGGTGGAGGCCGCGCTCGGTGACCGGGCCTGCACGCCGGAGACCATTGCCGCCGTCCGGGAGATCGGCGAGCGCAGCGGGGTGGCGGCCCGGATGCGGGCGGACATGCGGCGCCACGCGGAACAGGCGTCCGAGGTGGCCGCCGGCTGGCGGCCCCGGTGGCGCGAGGAGGCGGTCGCCTTCTTCGAGCGGCTGCCGGTGTGGAGCGTCGAGCGGGCCATGTGA
- a CDS encoding excinuclease ABC subunit UvrA — MSTATRTDTPSPAPHAADSHEVIRVHGARENNLRDVSIEIPKRRLTVFTGVSGSGKSSLVFDTIAAESQRLINETYSAFVQGFMPTPDRPDVDVLEGLTTAIIVDQQRMGADPRSTVGTATDANAMLRILFSRLAQPHLGPPGAYAFNVPSVRASGAITVERGAKKAVKATFSRTGGMCTRCEGRGSVSDIDLTQLYDDSKSLSEGAFTIPGWKSESFWTVRVYAESGFLDPDKPIREFTEQEVRDFLHREPTKVKVEGVNLTYEGLIPKIQKSFLAKDKEAMQPHIREFVERAVTFTTCPECDGTRLSEGARSSRIGAISIADACAMEIRDLAEWVRGLDEPSVAPLLATLQQTLDSFVEIGLGYLSLDRSAGTLSGGEAQRVKMIRHLGSPLTDITYVFDEPTAGLHPHDIQRMNNLLLRLRDKGNTVLVVEHKPETIAIADHVVDLGPGAGTEGGIVCFEGTVEGLRTGGTRTGRHFDDRARLKEKVRTATGVLEIRGATAHNLQDVDVDIPLGVLCVVTGVAGSGKSSLVHGSIPAGAGVVSIDQSPIRGSRRSNPATYTGLLDPVRKAFAKANGVKPALFSANSEGACLHCKGAGVIYTDLAMMAGVATTCEECEGKRFQASVLEYRLGGRDISEVLAMSVTGAEEFLGTGEARVPAAHRILERLVDVGLGYLGLGQPLTTLSGGERQRLKLATHMSEKGGVYVLDEPTTGLHLADVEQLLGLLDRLVDSGKSVVVVEHHQAVMAHADWIVDLGPGAGHDGGRIVFEGTPADLVAARSTLTGEHLAAYVGG; from the coding sequence ATGAGCACGGCCACGAGGACGGACACCCCGTCGCCCGCCCCGCACGCCGCCGACAGCCACGAGGTGATCCGCGTGCACGGCGCGCGCGAGAACAACCTCAGGGACGTCAGCATCGAGATCCCCAAGCGCCGGCTGACGGTGTTCACCGGCGTCTCCGGCTCGGGCAAGAGCTCGCTGGTGTTCGACACGATCGCCGCGGAGTCGCAGCGGCTGATCAACGAGACCTACAGCGCCTTCGTGCAGGGCTTCATGCCGACCCCGGACCGGCCCGACGTCGACGTGCTCGAGGGGCTGACCACCGCGATCATCGTCGACCAGCAGCGGATGGGCGCCGACCCGCGTTCCACGGTCGGCACCGCCACCGACGCCAACGCGATGCTGCGCATCCTCTTCAGCCGGCTCGCGCAGCCGCACCTCGGCCCGCCCGGCGCGTACGCCTTCAACGTCCCCTCGGTCCGGGCGAGCGGTGCGATCACCGTCGAGCGCGGTGCCAAGAAGGCGGTGAAGGCGACCTTCAGCCGCACCGGCGGCATGTGCACGCGCTGCGAGGGCCGGGGCTCGGTCTCCGACATCGACCTCACCCAGCTCTACGACGACTCCAAGTCGCTCTCCGAGGGCGCGTTCACCATCCCCGGCTGGAAGTCGGAGAGCTTCTGGACCGTGCGGGTCTACGCCGAGTCGGGCTTTCTCGACCCGGACAAGCCGATCCGCGAGTTCACCGAGCAGGAGGTGCGGGACTTCCTCCACCGGGAGCCGACCAAGGTGAAGGTCGAGGGCGTGAACCTCACCTACGAGGGGCTCATCCCCAAGATCCAGAAGTCGTTCCTGGCCAAGGACAAGGAGGCGATGCAGCCGCACATCCGGGAGTTCGTGGAGCGGGCGGTCACCTTCACCACCTGCCCCGAGTGCGACGGCACCCGGCTCAGCGAGGGAGCCCGGTCCTCCAGGATCGGCGCGATCAGCATCGCCGACGCGTGCGCGATGGAGATCCGCGACCTGGCCGAATGGGTCCGCGGGCTCGACGAGCCGTCGGTGGCGCCGCTGCTCGCCACGCTGCAACAAACCCTCGACTCGTTCGTGGAGATCGGGCTGGGCTATCTCTCGCTCGACCGGTCCGCGGGCACGCTGTCGGGCGGCGAGGCGCAGCGCGTCAAGATGATCCGCCACCTCGGCTCCCCGCTCACCGACATCACCTATGTCTTCGACGAGCCCACCGCGGGGCTGCACCCCCATGACATCCAGCGGATGAACAACCTGCTGCTGCGGCTGCGGGACAAGGGCAACACGGTGCTGGTGGTGGAGCACAAGCCGGAGACGATCGCGATCGCCGACCACGTGGTCGACCTCGGGCCGGGTGCCGGTACGGAAGGCGGCATCGTCTGCTTCGAGGGCACCGTCGAGGGGCTGCGGACCGGTGGCACCCGCACCGGCCGGCACTTCGACGACCGCGCCCGCCTCAAGGAGAAGGTGCGGACGGCCACCGGCGTGCTCGAGATCCGCGGCGCGACGGCGCACAACCTCCAGGACGTCGACGTCGACATCCCACTCGGGGTGCTGTGCGTCGTCACCGGTGTCGCGGGCTCCGGCAAGAGCTCGCTCGTGCACGGGTCGATCCCGGCCGGTGCGGGCGTGGTGTCGATCGACCAGAGCCCGATCCGCGGTTCCCGGCGGAGCAACCCGGCGACGTACACCGGGCTGCTCGACCCGGTCCGCAAGGCCTTCGCGAAGGCCAACGGCGTCAAGCCGGCCCTGTTCAGCGCCAATTCCGAGGGGGCCTGTCTCCACTGCAAGGGCGCCGGAGTCATCTACACCGACCTGGCGATGATGGCCGGCGTCGCCACCACCTGCGAGGAGTGCGAGGGCAAGCGGTTCCAGGCATCGGTGCTGGAGTACCGGCTGGGCGGCCGGGACATCAGCGAGGTGCTCGCGATGTCGGTGACCGGGGCGGAGGAGTTCCTCGGCACGGGTGAGGCCCGCGTTCCGGCGGCGCACAGGATCCTGGAACGCCTCGTGGACGTCGGTCTGGGCTACCTCGGTCTGGGCCAGCCGCTCACCACCCTGTCCGGCGGCGAGCGGCAGCGGCTCAAGCTGGCCACGCACATGTCCGAGAAGGGCGGCGTGTACGTCCTCGACGAGCCGACCACGGGTCTGCACCTCGCCGATGTCGAGCAGCTGCTCGGTCTGCTCGACCGGCTCGTCGACTCCGGCAAGTCGGTGGTGGTCGTCGAGCACCACCAGGCGGTCATGGCGCACGCCGACTGGATCGTGGACCTCGGCCCCGGCGCGGGTCACGACGGCGGCCGGATCGTCTTCGAGGGAACCCCGGCGGACCTGGTCGCCGCCCGTTCCACCCTCACCGGTGAGCACCTCGCGGCCTACGTGGGCGGCTGA
- a CDS encoding NUDIX domain-containing protein yields the protein MAIPEFIREIRATAGRQLLLLPGVTAVVFDDEGRVLLGRRADTGKWSVIGGICDPGEQPAATAEREVYEETAVHCVAERVVLTQALEPVEYANGDRCQYLDVTFRCRATGGQARVNDDESLEVGWFEVDALPPLHEFALFRIKKSLADEPTWFEPTGQG from the coding sequence ATGGCCATTCCTGAGTTCATCCGTGAGATCCGTGCCACCGCGGGCCGGCAGCTGCTCCTGCTGCCGGGCGTCACCGCCGTCGTCTTCGACGACGAGGGCAGAGTGCTCCTCGGCCGCCGCGCCGACACCGGCAAGTGGTCGGTCATCGGCGGCATCTGCGATCCGGGCGAACAGCCGGCGGCGACGGCGGAGCGCGAGGTGTACGAGGAGACCGCCGTGCACTGCGTGGCGGAACGGGTGGTGCTCACCCAGGCCCTGGAACCGGTGGAGTACGCCAACGGCGACCGCTGCCAGTACCTGGACGTCACCTTCCGTTGCCGGGCGACGGGCGGGCAGGCGCGGGTCAACGACGACGAGTCGCTGGAGGTGGGCTGGTTCGAGGTGGACGCGCTGCCCCCATTGCACGAGTTCGCGCTCTTCCGGATCAAGAAGTCGCTGGCGGACGAACCCACCTGGTTCGAACCCACCGGACAGGGATGA